In Lytechinus pictus isolate F3 Inbred chromosome 13, Lp3.0, whole genome shotgun sequence, the DNA window CTATGTCTGGTTtacacttaaaggacaagtacaccccaacaaaaagttgatttgaataaaaagagaaaaatccaataagcataatactgaaaatttcatcaaaatcggatataaaataagaaagttatgacattttaaagtttcgcttaatttcacataacagttatatgcacaccctggttggtaagcaaatgaggagactatgaagtcatccactcactattttattttgtattttattatatgaaatatgaaatattctaattttctcctcattgtcaagtgatacaatgattaattcctccctgaacatctggaattagcattgtttaatactatatggttcagtcaagttggtccttattgtcaaatctatcaaaaaaataaaatattttataattcaaaaaataaacaagtggaatgcctctggccgtctcacctgcatcacgcgattcaatatagcagcagtgctgattttgaaaactactataactcgcacaagatgttcagtgatacttggttactctgaTTTCCACgtgttatgaactagaccaatacacttatagagatatgatggcaattcaacaaatacccccaacgtggccaaagttctttgaccttacatgacctttgaccttgatcatgtgacctgaaactcgcacaggatgttcagtgatacttgattagtcttatgtccaagtttcaagagtcagatccatcaactttcaaagttatgatggtaattcaacagatacccccattatggccaaagttcattgacctttgaccttggtcatgtgacctaaaatgtgcacaggatattcagtgatacttgattactcttatgtccaagttttatgaactagaccaacacactttcaaatttatggctgtaattcaacaaataccccaatttggccaaagttcattgaccctaaatgacctttgaccttgatcatgtgacctgaaacttgcacaggatgttcagtaatacttgattactattatgtccaagtttcatgaatcagatccataaactttcaaagttatgatggtaattcaacagatacccccaattcggccaaagttcattgaccctaaatgacctttgaccttggacatgtgaagtcaaactcatgcaggatgttcagtgatacttgattaaccttatgtataagtttcatgaactaggtccatatattttctaagttatgatgacatttcaaaaacttaaccttaggttaagattttgatgttgattcccccaacatggtctaagttcattgactctaaatgacctttgaccttggtaatgtgacatgaaactcaggcaggatattcagtaatacttgattaactttatggccaagtttcatgaactaggtccatatactttctaagttatgctgtcatttcaaaaacttaacctcaggttaagatttggtgttgacgccgccgccgccgtcggaaaagcggtgcctatagtctcactctgctatgcaggtgagacaaaaacaaaagaaatagtgagtgatagacatcatcgactgactcacctagttgtgcatatcactgttttgtgaaaaataagcgaaacattaaaatgtcataactttcttattttacatccgattttgatgaaaatttattcagtcagcattttcctggggtggactttacctttaaagGGAAAGTCATCATTTAAGTTTGTAGTTTATGTGTAACTCAATCAGCAGCAGATCTCCAGCAGTGGTCATTTGACAGGGATATTTGGCATTCAAAGGCTTCTGAACGTATGGCTTGATGGTAAGAgagatatgatatttttatAGGCCATGAAATAGAAGTAAAGAACTCTAAACATACTGTAAGAAGtatgaaaaatgataattgttTATGACATGATTGTTGATGCTAGTGTCGAAACCATTTTGAGCCTAACTGAAATGTTTTTTCACCAATGTACTATGAAAGACTTTGCGGCTATGTATCAGTAAATGAGTAaaggtgaaaagaaaataataatgctGTACAATAACTAGCCTCACCATTGCATATCTCATTCTGCCCTGTCCAGTAGCCAATCGGTGATATGTCAGTGAGCCTCTGGCAAACTCGGTCAATGTGATCTGTGTCTGATGAGAGTCGGTAACCTGCCTCACACGACACGCGGCAGTCTGCTCCAAAGATGGGTCCATCTTCACATCGACCATTCCCGGAGAGGAGAGCTACTGAACCATGCTCAGGGAGCGGAACGGGTGCGCATCTTGACACTGGTTAACAGAGCAGGAAGATGAGGGTATGTCTTTGATTTAGAAAACACCTATATACAGCAGGATCACACCACACAGCTGTTTGACAAAGTTGTTCGTAAATTAAGGAAGACCTTATGCATGACCAGAGACTCGTTCTGGTGCTTTCAAGTTTTTAGTTTATTTTGTAGATTTATATACGCATGTCTTTATGGTTTATGCTTTTTCATGCATATaaagtggtgctaaaaagttgtgaaccccaccagaacatgcactccttcatgccgagtgttatatggaaaaacaacaacactacaatgtccggcgagcccagagaaacaaaccgtattgaatgcaatatttcatcccctgacttcacaattaaatatctaaaacttgaacactttaataaaatatgttcattttctggtggggttcactaacttttcagcACCATTGTACAAGAGAACTGTTGCTGGGAAAGCACCAAGAACATCTTTCTGTATTATCATTTATGTTTATGGTCTaaattttcattggtgtaaTTTTAGTTGTTCCCAAGAAAGGGCCTCCAGTCGTCGTAGCATCACGAGCAACTTACAAACAGCCtattaacacacacacaccagtGCTTTAAACTTGAAACTTGATAATGTTGATACTAAAAAGgccttaaatttcaatttttttttttttttgggggggggggcattcttCTTTAGAGCACATTTCTTATTACATCACaaatagatgaaaaaaaatcatgaattgaataaaaatggagaaaaatgggGATCAGCTGCAAAACAAAGATTTTCATGGGATTACCAAAGTGCAATTGTTATGCTTACCTAGTCTCAGGTTTTCAGCCCATTTTCTATTCCAATCCCATTCttcttaatgataataataacaaaatagggTATTTTGTATAACCAACACATGTGATCACAGCTTTtagaggaattacttcctgccagtaACCAATGAACTCACCTGGGTTGATttcagcacattgtggatcaataTCCTGCTGGATGAAATGACGCCATGGCTGGAATTCAATCCAACgaccctgtttcaaagtccggagactaatccactgagcCATAACGCTCCACATTGTCATCAACAGTTCGTCTACGAAACCATTTTCGTGTGAATGACAGTTAGCCCTCATTCCCCGGCCCCACCCCTTCACCGATTCCATATCTCACCTGCTATTTCAATGTCAAAGGAGCATATAGCAGAGTGTCCCGCAAGGTCCGTCCCTCTGTATGTAACTCTATGAGTTCCTTCCACGAGGACGTTTGGTTTGGAAGATCCGACCTCTATCGAGTCTATCGCGTATAGGGTAGCATGTAAAGAGGCGCCTCGATCAGTACCCTGGATAGGATTATAGAAATCGGAACCCAGCTTACATGGTGAATTACTGAACGGTATACAACTACTGAGACAAAAAAAAGCATTTGGACCAATTGCATGTGAAATAGCCCCTCTTAAGGGGTAGATTGCAAGTTGGTCTACCCCGCTTCTTCTACTTTCCGTTTGGTCTTATCCCACAAGGTCTAATCGCACATGTACTTCATCTACAAGCAGCTTGTCTACTAACCAGATGAGTTAATGGACAATGAGTAGCCGCGTGCCGAAACTGGATCCCAGCTGACACAATCCTGAATACATGCATTCATCAGAAAGAATCAATAAAACGGTTGGAGATTCCGTTTGGTCTAGCTTATCCCACACAGTCTAATCCCACATGTACTTCATCTACAAGCAGCTTGTCTACTAACCAGATGAGTTAATTGACAATGAGTAGCCGCTAGCCAAAGTTGGATCCCAGCTGATACAAGCCTGAATACATGCATTCATCAGAAAGAATCAATAAAAAGGTTGGAAATTTGCCTGCCGGTTAATTGAACTCGGTCTCGCCTAACTGTTGGCCCCGCctccgtggtctagtggttaaggcattGGTGTTCCATTACgaaaacctccatttgagaccactataccccagtttcccttctcatcaattctcttctccaagtacgacaaaccttaactgccccaagcaagcaatttaagtatcaaaacaccttttTCTTGAcgtcggtccgaagataacacaacagcccggcatatacagtcacagcagggggccacacacCATGGGATGCATGCGCAGCGCTGAGCGCGGTCCCTGcaaagcatgccgtcatttttattcgcttactttccttatttcgaggctgattttcttcgttcaaaattgaaaatggactaacattggattactgaatacaatatgcctttgaaaacgtgattaaatatcgaatacaacaatttcattccgaaggtcctactacaggcagagaagtcttatgtaatagcacagctgttgtttatctttTCGTCCTTTGCTCAACGCTCATATACTgacctgtggaggtgaaattgagacagcggggattaccccgggattacctggccaagcacGGTTGATAAGGGCTTGGAAATAATTTTTGGGAGATCCAAATGGAAAATGGGGTAtaataccgcagtttgcaatctgaactgcggtcctTCTCCAAaagggggtttgacgtaatgcaGAGCCaatgacccgggttcgattcccggcggaGGCATTTTTTCAACCTTTGATTCAGAATGGATGACAGCTCTGAGGGACCTTCTCATATTGTTGTAACAAAGTGAGTTATGTCTTTCTGTTTGTGACATTCAAAATACTCTTACCATGACTGGTTCCCATTCATTCCAAGGTATTGGAGCAGTAGTACTGTCTTCCCCGGCAAACAGACGCTTGTTGGATGGACACACAAAAACAGGTGGTGTGGTGTCTGAGGATTGGAAAAACATATATTGATAGTAAGAGATTATCTAATCAAAcgtctaaaggccaccgcacaccttaggACCCGAATGGTctacgactggcttgcgactgagtgaggggagatgtgacgtcacagctcttgtcagcttgagaaTCGCAGActggtcagagacaagtcgcaaggaaaatcataaggatttgacatgtccaATCCTTATGATCctacttccagccaatcagacagcagagttgcacgacgcgtatatgatataCAACGCGTATACGCTGTAGTAAGCGCcattttctcagttgctatggcaaaaagcTAAAAGCGCATGCATGAGTCGCAGACAGCATGGTAGttggatcgcaaggtgtgcggtgttgaagcttatgactaccttgcgattcatctctactcactcagtcgcaagccagtcatAGACCAATCGGGTcctaaggtgtgcggtggccttaatatTACATAACGAggacatgatgatgatgcagaTAATGacatgatggtggtgatagggcttgttgatgatgatgacgatgacgatcttggtgatgatgatgatgtctgTCTATGGTatttacaaaagaaacaaaataaaaagaaatatagtcACCTTGACAAAGGATCTGTTGACCATCCCACTGTCCATCTGCCTGACAGACCGTGGTAGATGACCCTCCGGTCTGACTGAAGCCTTGAGAACATACCATGCTACAGGTTGAACTGTACTTCTGTCTTTCGTCTACTCCCTGCGATGAACCCTGGTACAGGCATCCAGTCACTCGACCGTTGCTGGGTGTGGTAGGGGCGGGGCAGGTCACAACTGAAATGATGATATGAttttcgtaatttttttttctgaggggTCTTGGGTACGGTGGGAATATGGTTCATGATATTGTACGGGCATAGAAGTATTGTAGTGAGAGGTACAAAGGCAAGACATTAACATTGTCATTGTTACAATAACTGTCATtaccaccattaccatcatatTTGGTATTATCATGcatcattattatgaatattGCCCTCATCAATTCTATAGTTTTCATAATCATCCAACGATTGgcttatcatcatttttatcactaTCAATCACTCACTTGTGCATGTGAGATCGGGTCCCGTCCAGACACCATACCCATCACCGTTACCGTCGTCTGAACAGGTTCTTTGAACGGGCGTGGCTGGTAAGTACCCTATACTGCAGGCCAGGGTGCATACTGTTCCATAATTCTCCCGGGAGGAGGAGCATCCTCGCTTTTCACCGTTGACTGGAGGAGAGAGATCACTCCCGGCACAGGTAATCACTGGTAAAAATGAGATATTAAAGAtgaatgattttgattaataaCTTTCAAGAATTTCCCTATCTGTCATACCATTTCCCTcttctattttccttttctttttaaaaataaatctgcATAATGATTTAATCCTGAGAAGCTATTCTCAATAATCCTTTTATCTTTTATTAATTGTAGCTCCTCCAGTCTCTTTGATACAATGTTGGAATTTATGTAACTTGGTGTATTTCATGTAATTTAAGCTGTCATTGTTTCATTTATGTAATACATTCTCTATTGTGTTAATAAGATTATTTATTGATTGTGTATTGTATTATGAATTGAACTTTATGTATTATTGTCATGTTGCACATACAAGCACATTTATATGCTGTATATTTTTATGAGTGGAAAAGAAACTGAAAACTTGAATACTAGTTTTGGTATTCATCACACAAGGAAACAGAATCCAACCAAGCATTGGTACAAGTATGTACCTAGAGATAATATGCAGCGATGGAAACGTACACCTGAAGCATGACTTCAAGACAGCTACATGTAACATCAAGTGTCCTTGATATTTTCGTACTTTCGATAATTTTTGATCCAAACAGATTAATGCATGCATGCTGCGTATTCCATACAAATAGCCCGCTTGTAATGTAATTTGCATGGCTAAAGTGTAAAAAAAGAATTCTGTCAATTTCTAACTCACAATCTGTATTCTGCATTATATCagtgaaaataaataagaaaaaaattgccatTAGGGACCAGCAGTCTTGGAGTACGTACAGTGACAGGTTGGTGCGGCTTGACTCCAGGTTCGATCATGTTGACAAGCGAGGGCAGCATTTCCTGAAAGATAGTACCCTTCACTGCAGGAGAACCGACACTGATTACCAGATGGGACCTGATCGCCAGTGGGGCAGGCCTGGCTGGTTATGATCTGAAGAGCGGTGGTAAGCACTGGCTTCCTGCAGTATATTCCTTGATGAACGAATCAATAAAGTTTTAAATAAGTCACACATTTTACTAAAAAAATTAGCATTAAAATGCCTATTTCTATTTAATAAGTAGGTTTGCTACAAacatctaataataataaataatcatgataactgGATTATATtgtgctttttgcctgaggacaCAAAGCccttgctattattaccctggctttagctcgagctaccatcaccggcgctcagtgcatgcaaggaatgaATCCTGCtggatacccattcacctcgcctgggtcgagtgcagcagtgtggataaatttctttctgAAGGAAAACAAACCATGgccaggattcgaacccacgaccctctatttgaaaggcgagagtcagaaccactagaccacagctAGACCACAACACGCCCACATATTTGTGTTTTATAGATGATTGAATTGGGTCATATAATAAAAGTTTTTACATAATGCATATCACACTCCTTTTACACTCCTTTTACACTccttttatttatacattatacatgtaatatttctATGGTTCATAATACACAAAACCTCTAAATACTCATTATGTTGTTTCAATGCCTTTCATAGTGTATATTGATCAGAATTCATCTGAAGTAGTAAAGGATCTGGGAGGGAAGCGGCAAATATAATACTGATAAtagtattaatattttcataaaactaatttaatttttctAAAGCAGCAAAGGAAAGAAATGCCATTCCATAACAGACACACCTCTCGTCATTAAATGAAGCAGTACCATCAACGACCAGATCAAAATACAATGAACCTATCTAATATGACCAATGCGCTGAAGCatagttaccccccccccccccactccccgTTACTTTATGAAAGTAACCtgttaaattatttcataacataaatcattatttacctgaaagaggaaaaataacaaaattatcagAATACTCACTTGTGCAGGTGGGCCTTGAGCCTACCCAGAATGCATCAGTACTTCCTGCTTGGGCACTGCACTGTTGAGCACCATTGCTAATCTCGTAGCCGATGTCACACGCAACGTTGCACCTGGAGCCATAGTTCCTTGAGCAATCTCCTATAATTTGTCCATGACTAGGTGCAACCAAGGTAGGGCATTGAAGAACTAGGAAGAGAGATAGAATGAAACGTTTCATAGAAATGTACAACCTTGTGGGCCATCTCCTACAATTCTACCATGACTAGGTGCAACCAAGCTAGGACATTGAAGGACTACGAAGTGAAATAGAATATGGATGTTTGTGGGCAATGTCCTGCCATGACTAGGTGCAACCAAGGTAGGGCGTTGAAGAACTAGGAAGAGAGATAGAATGAAACGTTTCATATAGATGTACAACCTTGTGGGCCATCTCCTACAATTCTACCATGACTAGGTGAAACCAAGCTAGGACATTTTAAGAGCTAGGAAGGTAGAAAGAAATAAAGGTATCAAAGGATGTTAATCCTGTTGGGCAATCTACGACCCTACCATGTCTAGAAGCAGCCAAGCTAGGGAATTGAAGAGCTAggaagtgaaataaaatgaaacgtGTCATATGGATGTTAGACCTAGAGCAATCTCTTACAATCCTAACCATGACAAGGTTCAACCAAGCTTAGGCACTGAAGGACTAGGAAGCAAAGAAAGAGTAAAATGCGTCATGGATGTAACACTTCGAAGAATCTAGGAAGAAAAATAGAATGAGGAGAGACAAAAGGATTCTCTTATCTCACAAGCCAGCTGTACCAAATCTTGTGCTTTATGTTGACAGTAGTCTGTACGGGTAGTTCTGTAACGTACATGTAGAATATACCACCACTACAATAGGTATTCCAACATCTCAATTACACTCTGTTAAtttttgaaggtttttttttaatgatcatcCAAATAGTAAATTAGGCATTCATCCCAAGTCTTACCAAGTATTGTGATGATGCTGTTAAGTAATTGATCAATATGATATACTTTAGTCCATAAAACCTGCTCTAGCAACATCCTGAATGGAAGGATTCACCTGTCTATAAAGACCATAAGTTTGGACTCCCTCAAATAATTTTCCAAATTCAAACATGTGTTAGGGTACTAAGACCACCTGCTCTGACACGAATGCCATTTTTCTAATCTCCCACGGGTTATCTTCATATATAAGTCACTGTActattaaataatatataagAGGTGCAAGTGAATTTCAACCTCCTACTGAAAACCGAATCCTCCCTACACAAAGTCTATAGTAAATACAGAATTCAGTCCTCAATGGGTTGAGCAAAAATAACACATACTCTGGCAGGTAGGCGAGGGCTGGTCCCATGATCCCGCTGACCCCCTCTTCTGACATtccgttgacctttgaccctgaaGTCTGTATCCCACACTGCATTCAAAAGTACAGACCGAGCCTCGTATTGCTCCATTCGGGCAGGTCACTTGGAGTGGGGCAGACGCAGAGAGACTGCTGCAGTGTATGActagaaaataaaagagaatagGGGAACATATTACAACATCAAGATTGATTATTAAAGACCCATTTTCGTATTACAATTGtccatattttcattattatataaaaCTTTGATAAGAGGTTAATAATTTAcatttctgtttgtggtaactcccgtaggaactaggcaggacagcatttttgctggtaaatgccaagctggtataccaattacctaggaaacattttacgtctaggttaatcagtcatagaggctgacgttatagacgacagatatcactctcgggcctttttaacAAAGTGAAGCAATGGCAGAGTTgagattcgaactcacaaccttgcgattatgagtccaatgctgtaaccactggaccacacgacccatgTGGTCCattcattacaaaaatgtagtcagctattgatttttttaaatgtttgattCTTTGAGATGGTTTGATATTGGATTAATAAATGATCTAGCACCCTCTCTTGATGTTTCCTTGTGAATGGTACTCtttaattcatataatgacaaaaCTTATGGTCATCTACTGACCTGTAACAGTAACCGAGAACCGACAAGTGGCTTCATTTCCAGAGCTATCTGCAGCACTGTAAGTTACAGAATACGTGCCTGCAGCATAAGAACTTCCAGATCTGATTGAGCTACTTGACAGGCTCGGGGTAATAGATTCCCCGGAGTTGTCGGAAACCGAAGGTGATGCCCAGCTGACCGTAGCGCGGGAGGAGAGCGACGGAGCGTAGACGGTCTGAGATGAAGGGCAGCGGGTGAAGGCTGGTGCAGCAGTATCTGAATTCAAACCAACAatagatttttcatttttatttaatttttttcatatttctaatTTAACATTTGATTCGTACTGAAATAAAAGCAGCAACAATAATGCATAACTATGAAATTAAAGACAACTGAGAAGTAAAAACATAACATAATGACACAATCAGTCAAGTTATAAGGTTAAAGCATCATTTAAGTCAAAGAAATATGATTAGACCTACATAAACGCATCAACATCAACCAATAAACTGTTGcaaatcatcaacatcaacaaaTTAACTATTGCAACACCCAGTCTACTTACCTTCTCATATTTGCTAtatgtatcattttattatattgctatatgatttatatttaattACCACATCAAGTTGTATGCTGTAAGTGCTGCCCCTTAAATAGTATTTTGTATCATACATTAGCGATAAGTTCTTAGTGTTCTTAATATTGAGCTTCCATTTACtctgtttattattatgttttctatACTTACCATTTAAGTTATAAAGCACTCAGAAATATTATTGTATTAAAGCTAGAGAAAAgcctcattatcattattgtttatgAAAGCAGTCTCAATTAGAGTTGCAAACTTGCATTTCAGAATTTCTAGTGGTTGAATTCAAAGTCATTTTTGGTTGgtttttaattttcatcagCACCTATGATTATGAGGCTACGAGGTATTGGGAGTCAaattagcctataatctagTCAAAGGCTACTGCTAAATCTTTGCTATTACGCCAAATGTAAGCAATACGTGTGATGCAGCAGCACTACAATGAGTGTAAAGGAGCAACCGCCTATACCATTTCATCTTGCTTTAGTCGTTATTTTCTTTACATCAACTACGATTTGGTGCAGATTCTTTGTATGGAAAAAGGATAAGgaaacaactacatgtagtgCGAGTCGGGAGGTTATAGGCGGTGCCTGCTTGGCAACCACTGTTTGTAGTCTCGCTGCATCAGACGTATCACTTACattatctatttcatttatttattttatttccaggcaAAAGACAACAAGAATATATACAAGAGGAAGAAATTACCACCAACTAGTACCTGAGGATGACTAAATTAAAACAAACAAGTTTCTGTTATGAAGCTCTCCTCACTAGTCGGGGCttacaat includes these proteins:
- the LOC135156445 gene encoding P-selectin-like, which codes for MDYLASQSSELDRHGAISWAALKLQSPNCPELASAGLPVKPESNRFSGLFSGFTVIRCSSLSSPAHGAVSCTNSINVGSSCTYSCTTGYKLSGGSVVRSCSRSGNSGQWTGSGLECIRVTCSALSSPSSGQLTCSDGSYYSSRCSISCNNGYTLQGSSSLVCGQSGSWSAAVPSCADTAAPAFTRCPSSQTVYAPSLSSRATVSWASPSVSDNSGESITPSLSSSSIRSGSSYAAGTYSVTYSAADSSGNEATCRFSVTVTVIHCSSLSASAPLQVTCPNGAIRGSVCTFECSVGYRLQGQRSTECQKRGSAGSWDQPSPTCQILQCPTLVAPSHGQIIGDCSRNYGSRCNVACDIGYEISNGAQQCSAQAGSTDAFWVGSRPTCTRIYCRKPVLTTALQIITSQACPTGDQVPSGNQCRFSCSEGYYLSGNAALACQHDRTWSQAAPTCHLITCAGSDLSPPVNGEKRGCSSSRENYGTVCTLACSIGYLPATPVQRTCSDDGNGDGYGVWTGPDLTCTSE